Proteins encoded together in one Planctomyces sp. SH-PL14 window:
- a CDS encoding catalase, producing the protein MAKRSSRGDSSSKSRKSAKIEDLEGDVEVGTGERLTSNQGVPINDDHNSLKAGDRGPTLLEDFLLREKITHFDHERIPERVVHARGSGAHGYFELSESLSDYSRAAFLQEPGKRTPVFVRFSTVAGSRGSSDLARDVRGFAIKFYTEEGNFDLVGNNMPVFFIQDAMKFPDLIHAVKPEPHNEIPQAASAHDTFWDFISLTPESAHMIMWVMSDRAIPRSLRMMEGFGVHTFRLVNADGKSHFVKWHLKPALGLKSVLWDEALRISGADPDFHRRDLWEAIETGNFPEWEVGIQIVPEEDERKFDFDLLDPTKIIPEELVPVTPIGKLVLDRNPDNFFAEVEQVAFHIGHVVPGIDFTNDPLLQGRLFSYTDTQLIRLGGPNFHEIPINRPIAPLHNNQRDGVMRQMINRGRTAYDPNTLADGAPRQATAAEGGFTSYPERIAAAKVRARSPSFTDHFTQAAMFFHSQSEIEQRHIVNALRFELGKCESEAVRTRMVYVLSQIDDGLANDVATGLGLKVPKKIDGPLNANVGADTDPRRLQPKKFTGTPHDSPPLSIVRSAKPGMETAKVAILVADGFEAADVQALRQAIESAGGMAKIVAPHGGTVASAEGDALPVDFSLPTVASVLFDAVCVAGGENTVAVLGADNRAVEFVEEAFKHCKAIAAVGTGVEFLNGTRVQKGIEGGDPAVVTGSEGAAKKVAKGFVEQASQHRNWDRELQTLPNG; encoded by the coding sequence ATGGCCAAACGGTCTTCTCGTGGTGATTCGAGTTCCAAGTCCCGGAAGTCAGCCAAGATTGAGGACCTGGAGGGGGACGTCGAAGTGGGAACGGGGGAGCGTCTCACGAGCAACCAAGGGGTCCCGATCAATGACGATCACAACTCCCTGAAGGCGGGCGACCGCGGACCGACCCTGCTGGAAGATTTCCTGCTCCGGGAGAAGATCACGCACTTCGACCACGAGCGGATTCCCGAACGGGTGGTCCACGCCCGCGGCAGCGGAGCCCACGGCTACTTCGAACTCAGCGAGTCGCTGTCGGACTACAGCCGGGCCGCCTTCCTGCAGGAGCCCGGAAAGCGGACGCCGGTCTTCGTGCGGTTCTCGACGGTCGCCGGGTCCCGTGGATCGAGCGATCTGGCCCGCGACGTCCGGGGCTTCGCGATCAAGTTCTATACGGAGGAGGGGAACTTCGACCTCGTCGGGAACAACATGCCGGTGTTCTTCATCCAGGACGCGATGAAGTTCCCCGACCTGATCCACGCGGTGAAGCCCGAGCCGCACAACGAGATCCCGCAGGCGGCGAGCGCTCACGACACGTTCTGGGACTTCATCTCCCTGACCCCGGAATCGGCCCACATGATCATGTGGGTCATGTCGGACCGGGCCATTCCCCGCAGCCTGCGGATGATGGAGGGCTTCGGCGTCCATACCTTCCGGCTGGTGAACGCCGACGGGAAGTCGCACTTCGTCAAGTGGCACCTCAAGCCGGCCCTGGGGCTCAAGTCGGTCCTGTGGGACGAGGCCCTGCGGATCTCCGGGGCCGACCCCGATTTTCACCGCCGCGACCTGTGGGAAGCGATCGAGACCGGGAACTTTCCCGAGTGGGAGGTGGGGATCCAGATCGTCCCTGAAGAAGACGAGCGGAAGTTCGACTTCGACCTCCTCGACCCGACGAAGATCATCCCCGAGGAGCTGGTCCCGGTGACGCCGATCGGGAAGCTCGTCCTGGACCGGAACCCGGACAACTTCTTTGCCGAGGTGGAACAGGTCGCGTTCCATATCGGGCACGTCGTGCCGGGGATCGACTTCACGAACGACCCGCTCCTGCAGGGGCGGCTCTTCTCCTACACGGACACGCAGCTCATCCGGCTCGGCGGCCCCAACTTCCATGAGATCCCGATCAACCGCCCGATCGCCCCGCTGCACAACAACCAACGGGATGGCGTCATGCGGCAGATGATCAACCGCGGCCGGACCGCCTACGACCCGAACACGCTGGCCGACGGGGCCCCGCGGCAGGCGACCGCGGCGGAAGGGGGCTTTACCTCGTACCCCGAGCGGATCGCCGCGGCGAAGGTCCGGGCCCGCAGCCCGAGCTTCACCGACCACTTCACACAGGCGGCGATGTTCTTCCACAGCCAGTCGGAGATCGAGCAGCGACACATCGTCAACGCCCTGCGGTTCGAGCTCGGCAAGTGCGAGAGCGAGGCGGTCCGGACGCGGATGGTCTACGTCCTGTCGCAGATCGACGACGGCCTGGCGAACGACGTCGCGACCGGCCTGGGGCTCAAGGTCCCGAAGAAGATCGACGGCCCGCTGAACGCCAACGTCGGGGCCGACACCGACCCCCGGCGGCTCCAGCCGAAGAAGTTCACCGGCACCCCGCACGACTCGCCACCGCTCAGCATCGTTCGCTCGGCCAAGCCGGGAATGGAGACCGCCAAGGTCGCGATCCTCGTCGCCGACGGTTTCGAAGCGGCGGACGTTCAGGCGCTCCGCCAGGCGATCGAGTCCGCGGGGGGGATGGCCAAGATCGTCGCGCCGCACGGCGGGACGGTGGCGAGCGCCGAGGGGGACGCGCTTCCGGTCGATTTCAGCCTGCCGACCGTCGCGTCGGTCCTGTTCGACGCCGTCTGCGTTGCGGGGGGAGAGAACACGGTGGCCGTCCTGGGGGCGGATAACCGCGCGGTCGAGTTCGTCGAGGAGGCGTTCAAGCACTGCAAGGCAATCGCGGCCGTGGG